One window of the Wolbachia endosymbiont of Encarsia formosa genome contains the following:
- a CDS encoding ParB/RepB/Spo0J family partition protein yields MKDNRRLGRGLAGLIGDNYDNKEDRLPVALLHPSKFQPRKYFDEESLKGLASSIEKNGIIQPIVVRKDPNDDDYEIVAGERRWRASKIANLDSVPVIIKDLNDKECLEVSIIENIQRQDINPIEEGEAYRKLIDEFSYTHEELASTLGKSRSHITNMTRMLSLPDGVITMINEKKLSMGHARALINVENAESLAERIVSQGLSVRQTEKLIKDLQQNNDQKEHKYTKNQDMAALEGAISSQLGLKIKINDSNSKGKVMIRYNNSSELDFILKILNRRLESAINVESSS; encoded by the coding sequence GTGAAGGATAATAGGCGCTTAGGTAGAGGTCTTGCCGGCCTCATAGGCGATAATTATGATAATAAGGAAGATCGGTTACCCGTTGCATTACTGCATCCGAGCAAATTTCAGCCGAGAAAATATTTTGATGAAGAGTCATTGAAAGGACTTGCAAGTTCGATAGAGAAAAATGGCATTATACAGCCTATTGTGGTGCGCAAAGATCCAAATGATGACGATTATGAAATAGTAGCAGGGGAACGTCGTTGGCGTGCAAGTAAAATTGCAAATCTTGATAGTGTGCCAGTCATCATAAAAGATTTAAATGACAAGGAATGCTTAGAAGTATCGATAATTGAGAACATACAGAGGCAAGACATTAATCCAATAGAAGAAGGTGAAGCGTATAGGAAACTAATAGATGAATTCTCCTACACACACGAAGAACTAGCTTCAACGTTAGGCAAAAGCCGCAGTCACATAACCAATATGACTCGAATGTTATCACTCCCTGATGGAGTGATAACAATGATCAACGAGAAAAAACTGTCTATGGGCCATGCAAGGGCATTGATTAATGTTGAAAATGCGGAAAGTCTTGCAGAAAGAATAGTTTCTCAGGGCCTGAGCGTTAGACAAACTGAAAAATTGATAAAAGACTTACAACAAAATAACGATCAAAAAGAGCATAAATATACTAAAAATCAAGATATGGCAGCACTAGAAGGGGCTATATCTTCTCAACTTGGTTTAAAGATCAAAATTAATGACAGTAATTCTAAGGGTAAAGTCATGATACGTTATAACAACTCAAGTGAATTGGATTTTATATTGAAAATTTTGAATAGAAGACTTGAATCAGCTATTAATGTCGAAAGTAGCTCATAG
- a CDS encoding ParA family protein codes for MSKIIAIVNQKGGVGKTTTSINLSTAFAAVGKITLLVDLDPQGNASTGLGVSYRSREEKNIYKILLSNESELVESAIFHIKEIPNLSLISSVVDLSAAEIELSQLEQGKFVLKDTLEKVRDNYEYIIIDCPPSLGLLTINALTAANSIIVPLQCEFFALEGLSHLVKTVELIKRNNLNPFLAIEGILLTMYDRRNKLSEQIKNDICQYLNDKVYKTIIPLYETIIPRNVRLSEAPSHGKPAIVYDFKCPGAQAYISLAKEILKKHMSICKEKKLVSEGTS; via the coding sequence GTGAGCAAGATCATTGCAATAGTAAATCAAAAGGGTGGAGTTGGTAAAACCACAACTAGTATAAATTTATCGACAGCCTTTGCTGCTGTAGGAAAAATTACTTTATTGGTAGATCTTGATCCCCAAGGGAATGCTAGTACAGGGCTCGGGGTTTCTTATCGTAGTAGAGAAGAAAAAAATATATACAAAATACTGCTGAGCAACGAAAGTGAATTGGTAGAGTCGGCAATTTTTCATATAAAGGAAATTCCAAATTTATCGTTAATTTCATCAGTGGTTGACTTATCAGCTGCAGAAATTGAGCTATCACAACTTGAGCAGGGAAAATTCGTACTAAAAGACACTCTAGAGAAAGTGCGTGATAATTATGAGTACATAATCATCGACTGCCCTCCATCACTTGGTCTGCTTACTATCAATGCTTTGACCGCTGCTAACTCTATTATTGTTCCTCTTCAGTGTGAATTTTTCGCTCTGGAAGGATTGAGCCATTTAGTTAAGACTGTAGAGCTGATAAAAAGAAATAACCTAAACCCTTTCTTGGCAATAGAAGGAATATTGCTCACAATGTATGACAGACGCAACAAACTTAGTGAGCAGATAAAAAATGATATTTGCCAGTATTTAAATGATAAAGTATATAAAACTATCATCCCATTGTATGAGACCATTATTCCACGTAACGTACGGTTATCAGAAGCGCCTTCTCATGGAAAACCCGCTATTGTATATGATTTTAAGTGTCCTGGTGCGCAAGCATATATAAGTTTGGCAAAAGAAATTTTAAAGAAACACATGAGCATCTGTAAAGAGAAAAAGCTGGTAAGTGAGGGTACGTCGTGA
- a CDS encoding response regulator — protein sequence MNKRYIDNKKENRVDFILRNYGMSIIVMAVIMFLPPIAISVLYFSNVYSQHVNIEINLLISTLMTLFVVYNIKRYKHLLNIIEFQNAIFANALNHNTEFCLILHKDEGIIYADARFYERFKDHINDDVTLDKILEAGDVSEKDRKSLYHALRNNTSVQVCISLSKKSRVSNFLLLFEPIPDNPQIAINSNKTLNLSLAPIARPNGYFVLKATQVNKEQVYEELIEKHNIATYVANTKGGILSVNKRFLDMFELKKLEKGSSINDFISQSKYDDTITKNEIMFFTISGAPFKAYMSTATFCDKYNHSYIHGFITPTESNIVDYQLHPCFTNSSIAIAQCDINGNFIKKNIALVKLAGSNNGSIFLLISDGYHMKVREYFSSNRINNASFDVQLNGGNNMKIYFNKFLHNKVMFILCYFIDNTERKKLEIKLEHYQKVQAIGQLAGGIAHDFNNILTGIIGFCDLLLLQHSASDPSFGDIIQIQQNAKRGSNLVRQLLAFSRRQTLQPKIINVNGTIANLYEMIKRLIGENIKFNIYYGSDLGAVRADQGQLEQVMLNLAVNAGAAMEKGGELTIRTFNQKVDSLNSTPQDMFSPDKETIEHGNYVVIEVIDTGCGMTSDIIEKAFDPFFSTKDITSGTGLGLSTVYGIIKQTEGYIYVASKVNHGTKFSIFLPIVYISDENDKEEDSQETEKPVEIKGNGIILLIEDEDSVREFTAKALTRKGFNVIEASIGSEALEIIRKKNQHIDLIITDVIMPEVSGPEIVKETLIHRPNIKVIFISGYAEDAFLKSDEINIEDFHFLPKPFTLNELGNKVQSVLHNTKKGSLL from the coding sequence ATGAATAAAAGATACATAGATAACAAAAAAGAGAACAGAGTTGACTTCATACTAAGAAATTATGGGATGTCAATTATTGTGATGGCAGTCATTATGTTCTTACCTCCAATAGCAATATCAGTACTCTATTTTTCTAATGTATATAGTCAGCATGTTAATATAGAGATTAATTTATTAATTAGCACTCTCATGACTCTCTTTGTGGTATATAATATAAAACGTTACAAGCATCTACTTAATATCATAGAGTTTCAAAATGCAATATTTGCAAATGCGCTGAATCATAATACAGAGTTTTGTCTCATTTTACATAAAGATGAGGGTATTATTTATGCTGATGCTAGATTCTACGAAAGGTTTAAAGATCACATAAACGATGATGTTACGCTAGATAAAATTCTTGAAGCAGGAGATGTTTCAGAAAAAGACAGAAAATCACTCTATCATGCGTTAAGAAATAACACTTCTGTACAAGTATGCATTTCCTTAAGCAAGAAGAGTAGAGTATCTAATTTTCTTTTGCTCTTTGAACCAATACCGGATAATCCACAAATTGCTATAAATAGTAATAAGACTTTAAATTTATCATTAGCCCCAATAGCAAGACCGAATGGGTATTTTGTACTGAAGGCAACACAGGTAAACAAAGAGCAGGTATATGAAGAGTTGATAGAGAAACACAATATAGCAACTTACGTTGCAAATACAAAAGGAGGTATCTTATCTGTAAATAAAAGATTTTTAGACATGTTTGAACTAAAAAAATTGGAAAAAGGTAGCTCAATCAATGATTTTATATCTCAATCGAAGTATGACGATACAATAACCAAAAATGAAATTATGTTTTTTACTATAAGCGGTGCTCCATTTAAGGCTTATATGAGTACTGCTACATTTTGTGATAAATATAATCATAGCTATATACACGGCTTTATAACACCAACTGAATCAAATATTGTTGATTATCAACTACACCCTTGTTTTACAAATTCGTCAATTGCTATTGCACAATGCGACATAAATGGCAATTTTATAAAGAAAAATATAGCATTAGTAAAACTTGCGGGGTCAAATAATGGTTCTATCTTTTTATTGATATCAGATGGTTATCATATGAAAGTGCGTGAATATTTTTCAAGTAATAGGATAAATAATGCGTCCTTTGATGTGCAGCTCAATGGCGGTAATAACATGAAAATATATTTTAATAAGTTTCTTCATAATAAAGTGATGTTCATACTTTGTTATTTTATTGATAATACTGAACGTAAAAAACTAGAGATAAAACTTGAGCATTATCAAAAGGTGCAAGCTATAGGGCAGTTAGCAGGTGGTATTGCACATGATTTCAATAATATATTAACCGGAATAATAGGATTTTGTGATTTGCTTTTACTCCAGCACTCAGCTAGCGATCCATCTTTTGGAGATATAATACAGATACAGCAAAATGCAAAACGTGGGTCAAATTTGGTAAGACAACTGCTTGCTTTTTCAAGAAGACAGACTTTGCAGCCAAAGATTATTAATGTAAATGGTACGATAGCTAATCTTTATGAAATGATCAAAAGATTAATAGGTGAAAATATAAAATTTAATATTTATTATGGTAGCGATTTGGGTGCTGTTAGGGCTGACCAAGGACAATTAGAGCAAGTGATGCTTAACTTAGCAGTTAATGCTGGTGCTGCTATGGAAAAGGGGGGAGAGTTAACTATACGAACCTTTAATCAAAAGGTTGATTCATTAAATTCTACACCTCAAGATATGTTTTCTCCAGATAAGGAAACGATTGAACATGGGAATTATGTTGTGATTGAAGTGATTGATACTGGATGTGGAATGACGAGTGATATAATTGAAAAGGCATTTGATCCATTTTTTTCTACCAAAGATATTACTTCTGGTACAGGTCTTGGCCTCTCTACTGTATATGGCATTATTAAACAAACCGAAGGATACATCTATGTTGCTAGCAAAGTGAATCATGGAACTAAATTTAGCATATTTTTGCCCATAGTTTACATATCGGATGAAAATGATAAAGAGGAAGATAGTCAAGAAACAGAGAAACCGGTAGAGATTAAAGGTAATGGTATAATTTTATTAATTGAAGATGAAGATTCAGTAAGGGAATTTACTGCTAAGGCTCTTACAAGAAAAGGATTTAATGTAATAGAAGCGAGTATAGGAAGCGAGGCACTAGAGATCATTAGAAAAAAAAATCAACACATAGATCTAATAATCACTGATGTAATCATGCCAGAGGTGAGTGGTCCAGAAATAGTTAAAGAAACATTGATACATAGGCCAAACATCAAAGTTATTTTTATTTCTGGGTATGCAGAGGATGCTTTTTTAAAGAGCGATGAAATCAATATAGAAGACTTCCATTTTTTACCCAAACCATTTACTCTGAATGAGTTAGGAAATAAGGTTCAAAGTGTGTTACACAATACAAAAAAAGGCAGTTTACTTTGA
- the hemF gene encoding oxygen-dependent coproporphyrinogen oxidase: protein MEEQKIQAFKWFCALRNKITESFLSIEVQSFTEPKIEKRKWNRPGGGSGESTIIFGNIFEKVGVNVSRVYGKLADSAINEIPGASESNGEFWASGISLVSHMQSPLIPAAHMNTRLIYTSKQWFGGGMDFTPIYKDERDCKYIHESIKATCDEFNIEYYPKFKKQCDDYFFLQHRKEPRGIGGIFYDNLTSGNWKNDFEFTKAVGEAFLEIYLHIIHKHMQKSWTKEQREEQLIKRGRYVEFNLLYDRGTRFGLMTNGNPDAIMMSMPPLVKWV from the coding sequence ATGGAAGAACAAAAAATACAAGCATTTAAATGGTTCTGCGCACTGAGAAACAAGATCACCGAATCTTTCTTATCAATTGAGGTGCAGTCATTCACAGAACCAAAAATCGAAAAAAGAAAGTGGAACCGACCAGGTGGAGGAAGTGGTGAATCTACAATTATCTTTGGTAATATTTTTGAAAAAGTTGGAGTAAACGTTTCAAGAGTATACGGAAAGCTTGCAGACTCAGCCATTAATGAAATTCCTGGTGCAAGTGAAAGCAATGGAGAGTTTTGGGCAAGCGGTATATCTTTAGTGTCTCACATGCAATCTCCCCTTATCCCTGCAGCACATATGAACACAAGGCTGATATATACCTCAAAACAATGGTTTGGTGGAGGAATGGACTTTACTCCAATTTATAAAGATGAGCGAGATTGCAAGTATATTCACGAATCAATTAAAGCAACTTGCGATGAGTTCAACATCGAATATTATCCGAAATTTAAAAAGCAATGTGATGATTACTTTTTTTTACAACATAGAAAAGAGCCGCGTGGTATTGGTGGAATTTTTTATGACAATCTAACTTCTGGCAACTGGAAAAATGATTTTGAGTTCACAAAAGCAGTAGGTGAAGCATTTTTAGAAATTTACTTACACATCATACACAAACATATGCAAAAATCTTGGACAAAAGAACAACGAGAAGAACAATTGATAAAACGTGGCAGATATGTGGAGTTCAATCTTCTTTATGATCGTGGTACAAGGTTTGGTTTAATGACTAATGGTAACCCCGATGCAATTATGATGTCGATGCCGCCTCTTGTTAAGTGGGTGTGA
- a CDS encoding 16S rRNA (uracil(1498)-N(3))-methyltransferase gives MKKIRLYVEEALSQNVSLALHPRQSHYIYNVMRLKKHDNIYLFNGKDGEWLGEVVNISSKSTKIIIKERTKQQQHEKNLYLYCALVKSGALSNIVRQATEMGVTCIQFISTQRTVVKNINLSRSKLQAIEAAEQSGRISIPEILLPIDFYELPDSQNKNFVLCDETGEGKPPNKVLKGKKNVAIIVGPEGGFSSCELDSANKFCQKLSLGKRILRVDTAVVAALTFTNWYS, from the coding sequence ATGAAAAAAATTAGGCTTTATGTTGAAGAAGCTTTATCACAAAATGTAAGTTTGGCGCTTCATCCACGACAAAGTCACTATATTTACAATGTAATGCGGCTTAAGAAGCATGATAACATCTATCTTTTTAATGGAAAGGATGGAGAATGGTTAGGAGAAGTAGTGAATATATCAAGTAAATCGACAAAAATTATAATAAAAGAACGCACTAAACAACAACAACATGAAAAAAATCTATATTTGTATTGTGCTCTGGTAAAAAGCGGCGCCTTAAGCAACATAGTAAGACAAGCAACTGAAATGGGAGTAACCTGCATTCAATTTATTTCAACACAACGTACAGTAGTAAAAAACATTAACCTAAGTAGATCGAAATTACAGGCAATTGAAGCTGCGGAACAATCTGGTAGGATAAGTATACCAGAGATTTTGCTTCCCATTGATTTTTATGAATTACCCGATTCTCAGAATAAAAATTTTGTTTTGTGTGATGAAACAGGTGAAGGAAAACCTCCTAACAAAGTTCTAAAAGGCAAGAAAAACGTTGCTATTATTGTTGGCCCCGAAGGTGGTTTTTCATCTTGCGAACTTGATTCTGCCAATAAATTTTGTCAGAAACTGAGTCTAGGAAAAAGAATTTTGAGAGTTGATACTGCTGTAGTTGCTGCATTAACCTTCACCAATTGGTATAGCTAG
- the rpsU gene encoding 30S ribosomal protein S21: MIEVSVHYGDVDRALPVLKKIIQKEGRGLKMKKKYHEKKSEKTAKKKAEARKKRYQQECRRQRYGW; this comes from the coding sequence TTGATTGAAGTATCAGTCCATTATGGTGATGTAGATAGAGCTCTTCCAGTGTTGAAAAAAATAATTCAAAAGGAAGGAAGAGGGCTCAAAATGAAAAAAAAATATCACGAAAAGAAATCAGAGAAAACAGCTAAAAAAAAAGCTGAAGCAAGGAAAAAGAGATATCAGCAAGAATGCAGAAGACAGCGTTATGGTTGGTAG
- the sucC gene encoding ADP-forming succinate--CoA ligase subunit beta produces the protein MNIHEYQAKEILHKFNVPVPKGFVVTSAEEVETQINQLKSDVFVVKAQIHAGGRGKAGGVKLAKSTKEAQQLVKDMLGITLVTHQTGSSGQQVKKVYIEEGSSIKKEYYLSLVVDPKLSRLVFIFSSEGGMDIEEVAKNSPTKIVKFDIDPATGFTNLDNSKLANNFNLNSEQIERITNIAKNIYDAFITTDASQIEINPLVETNSGDFVALDAKINFDDNALYRHPEIVQLRDYDEEVKEEIEASKHGLSYIKMDGNIGCMVNGAGLAMATMDIIKYYGAEPANFLDVGGGASKETVTEAFKIILSDSNVQGILVNIFGGIMRCDIIANGIVEAAKEIDIKVPLVVRLSGTNFKEGKRILEESGLNIIAADELDEAAQKIVQEVK, from the coding sequence ATGAATATTCACGAATATCAAGCAAAGGAAATTTTACACAAGTTTAATGTCCCAGTACCAAAGGGTTTTGTTGTTACATCTGCAGAAGAAGTAGAAACTCAAATAAATCAACTAAAATCTGACGTGTTTGTGGTTAAAGCTCAGATTCATGCAGGTGGTAGGGGTAAGGCTGGTGGCGTAAAGCTGGCAAAGTCAACTAAAGAAGCTCAACAACTTGTAAAGGACATGCTTGGCATAACTTTAGTTACTCATCAAACAGGGTCAAGCGGACAGCAGGTAAAGAAAGTATACATTGAAGAAGGTTCAAGCATTAAAAAAGAGTACTATTTAAGTCTAGTAGTCGATCCAAAGCTTAGTAGGCTAGTATTTATATTTTCTTCAGAAGGTGGGATGGATATTGAAGAAGTGGCAAAAAATTCTCCTACAAAAATTGTGAAATTTGATATTGACCCTGCTACTGGTTTTACAAATCTTGATAACAGTAAACTTGCCAATAATTTTAATTTGAATTCAGAACAAATAGAAAGAATAACAAATATTGCAAAAAATATATATGATGCGTTTATTACAACTGATGCAAGCCAAATAGAAATTAACCCACTAGTTGAAACAAATTCTGGGGATTTTGTTGCACTTGATGCTAAAATTAATTTTGATGACAACGCTTTATATCGTCATCCAGAAATCGTGCAGCTTCGTGACTATGATGAAGAAGTTAAAGAAGAGATAGAAGCTTCAAAACATGGACTTAGTTACATCAAAATGGATGGCAATATTGGTTGCATGGTGAACGGTGCAGGTCTTGCTATGGCAACAATGGATATAATAAAGTACTATGGAGCAGAGCCTGCTAACTTTCTAGATGTTGGTGGTGGAGCAAGTAAGGAAACTGTCACTGAAGCATTTAAAATTATATTATCTGATAGTAATGTACAAGGAATTTTGGTTAATATATTTGGCGGTATAATGCGTTGTGATATTATTGCAAATGGAATAGTTGAAGCTGCAAAAGAAATAGATATTAAGGTCCCTTTAGTGGTTAGATTATCAGGCACTAACTTTAAAGAAGGAAAAAGAATTTTAGAAGAGTCAGGGCTAAATATTATTGCTGCAGACGAACTTGACGAGGCTGCACAGAAAATAGTACAAGAGGTGAAGTAG
- the sucD gene encoding succinate--CoA ligase subunit alpha produces the protein MSVLVNKDTRLICQGFTGAQGTFHSEQATDYGTKMVGGVTPGKGDSTHLNLPVFNTVAEAREKTDANATVIYVPAKFAADAILESIDAEIELIVCITEGIPILDMVKVKHALAGSNSRLIGPNCPGVITPEECKIGIMPGHIHKRGHIGIMSRSGTLTYEAVAQTTAVGLGQSTCIGIGGDPVHGMTFVDCMELFLKDDDTHGIVVIGEIGGNEEEDISHFIKAEKTKKPIIGFVAGQTAPPGRRMGHAGAIISSSGGSAGAKLEVMKSAGIAIAETPAVIGKKVLEVMSRCLS, from the coding sequence ATGTCTGTTTTAGTAAATAAAGATACAAGATTAATATGCCAGGGCTTTACTGGTGCACAAGGTACATTTCATTCAGAACAAGCTACTGACTACGGAACGAAAATGGTTGGCGGTGTAACTCCTGGAAAGGGTGATAGCACTCACCTTAATTTACCAGTTTTTAATACTGTAGCAGAAGCTAGAGAAAAAACTGATGCGAATGCTACGGTAATATATGTACCTGCTAAATTTGCAGCTGATGCAATACTTGAGTCAATAGATGCAGAGATAGAATTAATAGTTTGCATCACAGAGGGCATTCCTATACTTGACATGGTAAAGGTAAAGCACGCTCTCGCTGGTTCAAACAGTCGATTGATTGGCCCAAACTGTCCAGGGGTTATTACACCCGAAGAATGCAAAATAGGAATTATGCCAGGACATATTCACAAACGTGGACATATAGGAATTATGTCTCGCTCTGGAACTTTAACTTATGAAGCGGTAGCACAAACAACCGCTGTTGGTCTTGGTCAGTCAACATGTATAGGAATTGGAGGCGATCCTGTTCATGGCATGACGTTTGTTGACTGTATGGAGCTCTTTTTAAAAGATGACGATACTCATGGTATTGTAGTTATTGGTGAAATAGGTGGAAACGAAGAAGAAGATATATCACATTTTATAAAGGCGGAAAAAACTAAAAAACCAATTATTGGATTTGTAGCAGGCCAAACAGCACCTCCAGGAAGACGTATGGGACACGCTGGAGCTATTATTTCTTCAAGTGGAGGAAGTGCTGGTGCGAAGTTAGAAGTTATGAAGAGTGCTGGAATTGCAATTGCAGAAACTCCTGCGGTGATTGGTAAAAAAGTTTTGGAAGTAATGAGTCGGTGCTTGTCCTAG
- the dapF gene encoding diaminopimelate epimerase → MVSNLTDKIQFVKMHGTGNSFVIIDSRSAKNLDWNYRRIADQGSCDQVIIITMSNAANCFMHIYNADGSRAEMCGNAARCVGYLIMLEKGTEYITIELINNRILECFKVGDKSIKVNMGKPLLKWNEIPLSCECDPLYLPIEVEMLKEPVAVNIGNPHIVFFVDNISEIPLQNLGPKLENQELFPQKTNVSIAKIEKSGEINLRVWERGTGITASCGSAACAAFVASVLRKCLATKQTSVNLPGGKLLIEWSGNIFMTGDIGFL, encoded by the coding sequence ATGGTAAGTAACCTAACAGACAAGATCCAGTTTGTAAAGATGCACGGTACTGGCAATAGTTTTGTTATCATAGACTCACGTTCAGCAAAGAATTTAGACTGGAATTATAGACGAATTGCTGATCAAGGCAGTTGTGATCAAGTGATAATTATAACAATGTCTAATGCTGCAAACTGCTTTATGCATATCTATAATGCTGACGGTAGTCGAGCTGAAATGTGTGGAAACGCAGCACGCTGTGTTGGATATTTGATAATGTTAGAAAAAGGTACTGAATATATCACTATTGAGCTGATAAATAATCGTATCTTAGAATGTTTTAAAGTAGGTGATAAATCAATAAAGGTCAATATGGGTAAACCACTGCTTAAATGGAATGAAATTCCTCTTTCTTGTGAATGCGATCCCCTTTATCTACCTATAGAGGTTGAAATGCTGAAAGAGCCAGTTGCAGTAAATATTGGTAACCCTCATATAGTTTTTTTTGTTGATAACATAAGCGAAATACCATTGCAGAATTTAGGACCAAAGCTAGAAAATCAAGAATTATTTCCTCAGAAAACAAATGTTAGTATTGCAAAAATAGAAAAATCTGGAGAAATAAACTTAAGAGTTTGGGAAAGAGGAACAGGTATTACTGCTTCATGTGGTAGTGCAGCTTGTGCGGCATTTGTTGCATCTGTACTTCGTAAGTGTTTGGCTACTAAACAAACTTCAGTAAATTTACCAGGAGGTAAGTTACTGATTGAGTGGTCAGGAAATATATTTATGACTGGCGATATAGGATTTTTATGA
- a CDS encoding glycoside hydrolase family 5 protein, with product MSAKSIQENSKMLFWQTGVRKGANVFNRKVDSDLIKAAKEYKIGFIRLAPDKFETTQRDFLLGNADSYQGPIPKDLKVLKDVLDAFHQQKIPVVLTMISLPGSRWKQNNNDKDDLRLWSDQAFQKQAAKFWQDLAKELKDHPAIVGYNILNEPHPERLYNTADSAIYNVEQSKVQKNLFGFYSSVVNSVRQVDSETPIILDSSSYADSNTFDKFKPVDDSNILYSFHMYEPFAYTNLKLNQDNFAYPGHVQSFDGKKVEYWNKDKLKLYIEPIKIFQEKYNIPDYQILAGEFGGHRCSKGLEHYFRDLTSIFNEYNWHFAVYGFREDMWDGMDYELGSKKLSWKDWQAIEEGRMKKNYLPDNPIFKILKKEWSSQLAGHSS from the coding sequence GTGAGTGCTAAGTCAATACAGGAGAACAGCAAAATGCTCTTTTGGCAAACTGGAGTTAGAAAGGGAGCAAATGTTTTCAATAGAAAAGTTGATAGTGACTTAATCAAAGCAGCAAAGGAATACAAAATTGGTTTTATTCGTCTTGCTCCTGACAAATTTGAAACTACGCAACGTGACTTCCTCTTAGGTAATGCAGACAGTTATCAGGGCCCAATTCCCAAAGACCTGAAAGTTCTGAAAGATGTTTTAGATGCTTTTCATCAACAAAAAATACCAGTAGTGTTAACGATGATTAGCTTACCTGGATCTAGATGGAAGCAAAATAATAACGATAAAGATGATTTACGTTTATGGTCAGATCAAGCTTTTCAAAAACAAGCAGCAAAATTTTGGCAAGATCTTGCGAAAGAGCTTAAAGATCATCCTGCTATTGTTGGATATAATATCTTAAATGAACCACATCCAGAAAGGCTTTATAATACTGCAGATTCGGCTATTTATAACGTAGAACAAAGCAAAGTTCAGAAGAATCTATTTGGCTTTTATAGCAGCGTGGTAAACAGTGTCCGCCAAGTTGACTCAGAGACCCCAATAATACTTGATAGCAGCAGTTATGCTGACTCTAATACTTTTGATAAATTCAAACCAGTTGATGATTCTAATATTCTTTATTCTTTTCACATGTATGAGCCCTTTGCTTATACAAATTTAAAATTAAACCAGGATAACTTTGCCTATCCTGGACATGTTCAATCTTTTGATGGAAAAAAAGTAGAGTATTGGAATAAAGATAAGTTAAAATTATATATAGAACCTATAAAAATTTTCCAAGAGAAGTATAATATACCAGATTATCAGATCCTTGCTGGAGAGTTTGGCGGACATCGCTGTTCAAAAGGATTAGAGCACTATTTTCGAGATCTTACTTCTATTTTTAATGAATATAATTGGCACTTTGCTGTTTATGGCTTTCGAGAAGATATGTGGGATGGAATGGATTATGAATTGGGAAGTAAAAAGCTTTCATGGAAAGATTGGCAAGCAATTGAAGAGGGTAGGATGAAAAAAAATTATTTGCCAGATAATCCAATTTTTAAGATATTAAAAAAAGAATGGTCAAGTCAGCTCGCTGGCCATTCGTCATAA
- a CDS encoding nitroreductase family protein, with product MHYLKMMSKQDLLSLMKARHSGRSYDPTKAISQKEMDILIEAVRLTPSCFGDEPWRYVICNKQNNQSAWKKLFDCLDKSNQKWAKDAQVLIISLSAKNFRKQDKGGNFWAKHDTGAANYALMLQATAIGLMAHQMGGFDKDKIIERFNVPDDFNVMSVIAVGYEEEGAEVKEKKRKPIEEIFFYDEWPAS from the coding sequence ATGCACTATTTAAAAATGATGAGTAAACAAGATCTATTATCGTTGATGAAAGCAAGACACAGTGGACGTTCATACGATCCTACAAAAGCAATATCTCAAAAAGAAATGGATATTTTAATAGAAGCTGTAAGGCTAACACCCTCGTGTTTTGGTGATGAACCTTGGCGATATGTGATATGCAACAAACAGAACAATCAAAGCGCATGGAAAAAATTGTTCGATTGCCTTGATAAATCTAATCAAAAGTGGGCAAAAGATGCACAAGTGTTAATCATATCTTTAAGTGCTAAAAACTTCCGAAAGCAAGACAAAGGGGGAAATTTTTGGGCTAAGCATGATACTGGTGCAGCAAATTACGCACTTATGCTACAGGCTACAGCTATAGGCTTAATGGCTCATCAGATGGGCGGATTTGACAAAGACAAAATAATAGAGAGGTTTAATGTACCTGATGATTTTAATGTAATGTCAGTGATAGCGGTTGGTTACGAGGAAGAAGGTGCCGAAGTTAAAGAAAAGAAGAGAAAGCCAATAGAAGAAATATTTTTTTATGACGAATGGCCAGCGAGCTGA